The following proteins are co-located in the Sulfurospirillum deleyianum DSM 6946 genome:
- a CDS encoding choice-of-anchor L domain-containing protein, giving the protein MYKLFRFFLTIILLNTLVFAAAVYTSGSNATQLATAIQGEGLTITNPVLRRGNSNQAGTFSNGIAGANLQVNQGIILTTMSVAESFTTNNSTQRTVDNPDTYTDADLRAIDTLARYDTIIFEFDVTLDSNTRLLLVDYQFASEEYHEYVGSRFNDAFGFFISGGDLNQTYNIARVVDSNVQITTENIQNYATVTVNNVNNGSVGQYNDATPEILTNSAYFIDNNQNNIHGTSPVIVEYDGLTKRLQAAIDNLTPGVTYHFKMAIADTGDSQLDTGVFVSKIVGVREPVFCYDYAYHQNKRYFTQNNDGTSQPYIQGTIIPNEDINVSLYIRNEETSDVLAKNITLDIQDINTTQAIYASESVFVINYGEILPNHISDSALTSTSNSDIVGIPINNLGDQQSAYAYYSLTPQNSLSDINISLNAYFNYTVTFDIGGGMTLNKSYRTKFGSNSLPMCSGDNTRYEPSWGSFNVDTKGIYTKANPKFNLPTQVVRRAGEFLVTAHDANSTPVPYVDELKASTVVGVELIDAGKFHSTKASCDEPSSAISERVWIPFVDENGAKSQVEFTTALQNAIDEKTISITNIKDYFNEARKNTAFRIQVNELNDDNNTVIQYERLADGKYRMLNFPDLVKDYGTCKQPVRKFPYGHNNTSTTIQVAEACGNAGSTGVDFFTLSKCNECILGYNTVYICSRDNFATRPESFNIKLSDLNQTNKIQKVRFADDRTGIVTTGEPNSAPVHIATGYSYGFDINATTHDDNNNSSGYTAFFTTSSTNDRNISFNWNPSIPNPSLCNDTTSKPLTFSMVNGTVSSEANISNVGEYLLGMIDTEWTVVDNNLSRMSHHKSVKINGTTYNVSNYFVGSGNALDCLSSSAVVQNTSTLPSISGSSLTRINGCWISSEHNNTDENLKYRDYNITAHPYHFLMPIIPSHGMSEDTNFTDAWVYMNDLNDTNDLTKIADINESIHFRGDIIAAGHDNTTMTNFVKGCYAKDVNLTLDHNFSRVPPVEYNYRLFDLNNSNEVISIVPPQTESPGLASAIEILDDGNFTKDLIGAARINLNLNFDRNLSLPINPIIVTYKSLDVQCKNDADNNCTMQADLKSNHTTEGNLTMEDTNLTHYYGRVYSTDYREESPIVTTIRYEVYCDQNCNPDDFNITGVQSPTSLRWYQNTLHVNADGNVTTNGFTSVGTTLINNANAATSGNIVNGLEGNTLSLANGTPAPYTDRIQMRPFSWLLHNLYNPNATTNDFNVEFIRSGNWAGQGSLGETVDINTSKRTNRRMEW; this is encoded by the coding sequence ATGTATAAATTGTTTCGTTTTTTTCTTACTATTATCCTTTTAAATACTCTTGTATTTGCAGCAGCAGTATATACTTCTGGTTCAAATGCTACACAACTTGCTACTGCCATACAAGGAGAAGGATTAACCATAACAAATCCTGTTTTAAGACGTGGCAATAGCAATCAAGCAGGAACATTTTCAAATGGAATAGCAGGAGCAAACCTTCAAGTTAACCAAGGTATCATTCTTACTACTATGAGTGTTGCTGAATCGTTTACAACCAATAATAGCACGCAACGTACCGTTGATAACCCTGATACTTATACCGATGCTGATTTACGTGCAATTGACACACTGGCACGATATGACACTATTATTTTTGAATTTGACGTAACCTTAGACTCTAATACTAGACTTCTTCTTGTCGATTATCAATTTGCATCTGAAGAATATCATGAATACGTTGGTTCAAGATTTAACGACGCCTTTGGTTTTTTTATTTCAGGAGGAGACTTAAACCAAACTTATAATATTGCACGTGTTGTTGATAGTAATGTTCAAATTACAACAGAAAATATCCAAAATTATGCTACGGTTACTGTTAATAATGTCAATAATGGTAGTGTAGGACAATACAATGACGCTACACCAGAAATTCTTACAAATTCAGCATATTTTATCGATAATAATCAAAATAATATACACGGAACTTCCCCTGTTATCGTAGAATACGATGGTCTTACCAAACGACTACAAGCCGCCATTGACAATCTAACGCCTGGAGTTACCTACCATTTTAAAATGGCAATTGCAGATACAGGAGATTCCCAATTAGATACAGGTGTTTTTGTCTCAAAAATTGTTGGCGTAAGAGAACCTGTTTTTTGTTACGACTATGCATACCATCAAAATAAGCGCTATTTTACGCAAAATAATGATGGTACTTCTCAACCGTATATTCAAGGAACGATTATTCCAAACGAAGATATTAATGTCTCTCTTTACATTCGTAACGAAGAAACATCGGATGTTTTAGCAAAAAATATTACCCTTGATATTCAAGATATTAATACAACACAAGCTATTTATGCATCTGAGAGTGTATTTGTTATTAACTATGGAGAGATTCTCCCTAACCATATTTCAGATAGTGCGTTAACTTCAACAAGCAATTCTGACATTGTGGGTATACCGATTAATAACCTTGGTGACCAGCAATCTGCTTATGCCTACTACTCACTCACTCCCCAAAATAGTCTATCTGATATCAACATTTCTTTAAACGCATATTTTAACTATACGGTTACTTTTGATATTGGAGGGGGTATGACACTTAATAAATCATACCGCACAAAATTTGGAAGTAACTCGCTTCCTATGTGTTCAGGGGATAATACACGTTATGAGCCTAGTTGGGGAAGTTTTAATGTTGATACAAAAGGTATTTACACAAAAGCAAACCCAAAATTCAATCTTCCTACCCAAGTCGTGCGAAGAGCAGGAGAATTTCTCGTAACAGCGCATGATGCCAACAGCACACCAGTTCCTTATGTTGATGAACTAAAAGCATCAACCGTCGTCGGTGTTGAACTGATTGATGCAGGGAAATTTCACAGTACCAAAGCAAGCTGTGATGAACCTTCCAGTGCGATTAGTGAACGAGTTTGGATTCCTTTTGTTGATGAAAATGGTGCAAAATCACAAGTTGAGTTTACAACAGCCCTTCAAAATGCCATTGATGAGAAAACAATTTCCATTACAAATATAAAAGATTACTTTAACGAAGCTCGTAAAAACACCGCTTTTAGAATACAGGTGAATGAACTGAACGATGATAATAATACGGTTATACAATACGAAAGACTTGCAGATGGAAAATATCGTATGTTGAATTTTCCAGACCTTGTTAAAGATTATGGTACATGTAAACAGCCTGTACGTAAATTTCCTTATGGACACAATAATACAAGCACAACCATACAAGTTGCCGAAGCATGTGGAAATGCAGGTAGCACAGGTGTTGATTTCTTTACGCTCAGTAAATGTAACGAATGTATTTTAGGATATAACACTGTCTACATCTGTTCACGGGATAATTTTGCCACACGCCCTGAGAGTTTCAACATAAAACTGAGTGATCTCAATCAAACCAATAAAATACAAAAAGTACGTTTCGCAGATGATAGAACGGGTATTGTCACAACGGGTGAGCCAAATTCTGCTCCAGTACACATCGCCACAGGGTATAGCTATGGCTTTGATATCAATGCAACAACACATGATGATAATAATAACTCATCAGGCTATACAGCATTTTTCACCACATCGTCAACGAACGATAGAAATATCTCTTTTAACTGGAACCCTTCAATCCCTAATCCATCGTTATGCAATGACACCACCAGTAAACCACTCACTTTTAGTATGGTTAATGGTACAGTATCAAGTGAAGCGAACATTAGCAATGTCGGAGAATACCTTTTAGGCATGATTGATACAGAATGGACGGTTGTCGATAATAATCTTTCTCGTATGAGCCATCATAAATCTGTCAAAATAAATGGTACAACTTATAATGTAAGCAATTATTTTGTAGGTTCGGGCAACGCACTTGATTGTCTTAGTAGTAGTGCTGTCGTTCAAAACACAAGCACACTACCTTCTATTTCTGGAAGCTCTTTAACACGTATTAATGGTTGTTGGATTAGTAGTGAGCATAACAATACAGATGAAAACCTTAAATACCGTGATTATAATATTACAGCACATCCTTATCATTTTTTAATGCCCATTATTCCCTCACATGGCATGAGTGAAGACACAAACTTTACCGATGCATGGGTCTATATGAATGATTTAAATGATACGAATGATCTAACTAAAATTGCTGATATTAATGAGTCCATACATTTTAGAGGTGATATTATTGCTGCAGGTCATGATAATACCACCATGACAAATTTTGTCAAAGGATGCTACGCCAAAGATGTCAATCTTACCTTAGATCATAACTTTTCAAGAGTACCACCAGTCGAATACAATTATCGACTTTTTGATCTTAACAATAGCAATGAGGTCATTAGTATAGTCCCTCCTCAAACAGAAAGTCCTGGTCTTGCTAGTGCAATAGAAATTTTAGATGATGGCAATTTTACCAAGGATCTTATTGGTGCTGCTCGTATTAACCTTAATTTAAATTTTGATAGAAACCTTTCGTTACCTATTAATCCCATTATCGTCACATATAAGAGTTTAGATGTACAATGTAAAAATGATGCGGATAACAATTGTACCATGCAAGCAGACCTAAAAAGTAATCACACCACTGAGGGTAATTTAACTATGGAAGATACAAATCTTACCCATTATTATGGTCGAGTTTATTCAACTGATTACAGAGAAGAAAGCCCTATTGTAACGACCATTCGTTATGAAGTATATTGTGACCAGAATTGTAATCCTGATGATTTTAATATTACAGGAGTACAAAGTCCAACTTCTCTTCGATGGTACCAAAACACTTTACATGTAAATGCTGATGGCAATGTAACAACCAATGGATTTACATCGGTTGGTACGACATTAATTAATAATGCAAACGCCGCAACGTCAGGCAATATTGTCAATGGACTTGAAGGCAATACACTCAGTTTAGCCAATGGAACACCCGCTCCCTACACCGACCGTATTCAAATGCGACCCTTTTCATGGCTTTTACATAACCTCTATAACCCAAATGCGACTACCAATGATTTTAACGTAGAGTTTATTCGTTCGGGTAACTGGGCAGGGCAAGGTAGTCTTGGTGAAACAGTCGATATCAATACCTCAAAGCGTACTAATCGCAGGATGGAGTGGTAA
- the hpf gene encoding ribosome hibernation-promoting factor, HPF/YfiA family has product MNTSIVGKQFDLTEPIKAYIEGAVDALGKYNLDIISVRTVISADEKNGKKGFSVEFAINMAHKNTVVIQQKDKDVYAAVDLAVERAKKVLRRHHDKLNSQKKVEETLEVIENNEGSDDEIVPMRPDYFKPMEVEDAMNELKESDKQFIVFHDMEDKFRVMYKKTDGRFGLY; this is encoded by the coding sequence ATGAACACAAGTATCGTAGGAAAACAATTTGATTTGACCGAGCCCATCAAGGCTTACATTGAAGGAGCGGTTGATGCCCTTGGCAAATACAATTTAGATATTATCTCTGTGCGAACTGTGATCTCAGCAGATGAAAAAAATGGCAAAAAAGGCTTTAGTGTTGAATTTGCTATTAACATGGCGCATAAAAACACCGTTGTAATCCAACAAAAAGATAAAGATGTCTATGCTGCGGTTGATTTAGCGGTTGAGCGTGCTAAAAAAGTCCTTAGACGTCACCACGATAAACTTAATAGCCAGAAAAAAGTGGAAGAGACACTTGAAGTCATTGAAAACAATGAAGGAAGCGATGATGAAATCGTTCCAATGCGTCCTGATTATTTCAAACCTATGGAAGTCGAAGATGCCATGAATGAGCTTAAAGAATCTGATAAACAATTTATTGTATTCCATGATATGGAAGATAAATTTAGAGTGATGTATAAAAAAACTGACGGACGTTTTGGTCTTTATTAA
- the recG gene encoding ATP-dependent DNA helicase RecG, whose product MIKSDIDPIEAERLKKLGIQTLLDLALLLPHSYENTYLSSAPLLEQNNTLHVKILSIKQSPKVLQMLLFCEVWNMQCDGVIFAPKPYQKALFKQGVECYVSGKISYKNGRLQMLQPRIITQINQLIPKYKTPLQNKTVLELMKRHLSLESLLNEGLHVKEAKSLLSLHFPTPQEVSAFEKQGYPPEIQKCLKFTEIYNYLKKLSTKKVTFPSCAKLAGDETAFIASLPFTLTQDQQKVIGEIKRDFLGENATKRVVMGDVGCGKTMVILSSVMMAYPKKSVLMAPTTVLARQLFEEARKFLPLHVKSVLVTQESDVKEDLEAFDFMIGTHALLYKELPQCVLVMVDEQHRFGTKQRSLLATLVSKKAWHPHYIQFSATPIPRTLSMIQSSLVDFSFIKMLPYPKDITTKVICREHFKDLVAHIHAEISKHHQCIIVYPLVEESEVINYQSIDEGRGFWEKNFESVYVTYGKDKNKEAILDAFKEKGNLLISTTVVEVGISLPRLSTIVIVGAERLGLASLHQLRGRVSRNGLKGYCFLYTNLAKSERLEKFSQTLDGFEIAELDLKYRQGGDVVEGSIQSGKKLVWFEVGSDEEILKEAKSRIEGTQSPLVQRS is encoded by the coding sequence GTGATAAAAAGTGACATTGATCCCATAGAAGCAGAGCGCTTAAAAAAGTTAGGGATTCAAACCCTGCTTGATTTAGCGCTGCTTCTGCCTCATTCGTATGAAAATACCTACCTTTCCTCTGCTCCTCTTTTGGAGCAGAATAATACCTTACATGTAAAAATACTTTCCATCAAGCAAAGCCCCAAAGTCTTGCAAATGCTTCTTTTTTGCGAGGTGTGGAATATGCAATGTGATGGGGTAATTTTTGCACCAAAACCCTATCAAAAAGCACTGTTTAAACAAGGCGTTGAATGTTATGTCAGTGGAAAAATCAGTTATAAAAATGGGCGTTTACAGATGCTCCAGCCACGCATTATCACACAGATCAATCAACTTATCCCCAAATACAAAACGCCACTTCAAAACAAAACGGTTTTGGAGTTAATGAAACGCCACCTAAGCCTTGAATCTCTCTTAAATGAGGGCTTACATGTAAAAGAAGCTAAGAGCCTTTTAAGCTTGCATTTTCCTACACCACAGGAGGTAAGTGCTTTTGAAAAACAGGGATATCCTCCTGAAATACAAAAGTGTTTAAAATTTACAGAGATATACAATTACCTCAAAAAACTCTCAACGAAAAAAGTGACATTTCCCTCGTGTGCTAAATTGGCTGGGGACGAAACTGCTTTTATTGCCTCGCTTCCTTTTACTTTAACCCAAGACCAACAAAAGGTCATTGGGGAGATTAAACGTGATTTTTTGGGTGAAAATGCCACAAAAAGGGTGGTGATGGGTGACGTTGGGTGTGGAAAAACCATGGTCATCTTAAGCTCAGTGATGATGGCATACCCTAAAAAATCGGTGCTTATGGCGCCCACAACGGTTTTAGCACGCCAGCTTTTTGAAGAGGCAAGAAAGTTTTTGCCTTTACATGTAAAGAGTGTTTTAGTGACGCAAGAAAGCGATGTTAAAGAGGATTTGGAGGCGTTTGATTTTATGATAGGTACGCATGCTTTGTTGTATAAAGAGCTTCCTCAATGCGTACTGGTTATGGTCGATGAACAGCATCGTTTTGGTACCAAACAGCGCTCATTACTTGCAACATTGGTCTCAAAAAAAGCGTGGCATCCTCACTATATTCAGTTTTCAGCCACCCCGATTCCTAGGACACTCAGCATGATTCAATCTTCATTGGTTGATTTTTCATTTATCAAAATGCTTCCTTACCCCAAAGATATTACCACGAAAGTGATTTGCAGAGAGCATTTTAAGGATTTGGTAGCACATATACATGCAGAAATTTCAAAGCATCATCAATGCATCATCGTCTATCCGCTTGTGGAAGAGAGTGAGGTGATCAATTACCAATCCATTGATGAAGGGCGTGGTTTTTGGGAGAAGAATTTTGAGAGTGTTTATGTCACGTATGGTAAAGATAAAAATAAAGAGGCAATTTTAGATGCTTTCAAAGAAAAAGGCAATCTGCTTATTTCTACCACAGTGGTTGAAGTGGGTATTTCATTGCCTAGGCTTTCTACGATTGTGATTGTGGGTGCTGAGCGTTTGGGTCTTGCGAGTTTGCACCAACTCAGAGGGCGTGTAAGTCGCAATGGATTAAAGGGGTACTGCTTTTTGTATACCAATCTTGCCAAAAGTGAGCGTTTAGAGAAGTTTTCTCAAACATTGGATGGTTTTGAGATTGCTGAGTTGGATTTGAAGTACCGCCAAGGAGGAGACGTGGTGGAAGGAAGTATTCAAAGTGGTAAAAAACTAGTTTGGTTTGAAGTAGGCAGTGATGAAGAAATTTTAAAAGAGGCAAAAAGCAGGATTGAGGGAACACAAAGTCCCCTCGTTCAAAGGTCTTAA
- a CDS encoding type II secretion system protein yields MKKRSAFTLIELVMVMVVFGIVAGIGADIVASLYENYLRTRAINRLQSQSEIVLEQIAKRLQYRIKESVRASDNNGATWTALSGATAGFNIIEWIGVSNESLLGENGLPGWSGLIDMESNETQLANRTLETPGSRLDYARDIILGLTSGYPNGAIDMNDADGKLPALIFKGAKAATATLAYNVNNYYSQGGNNYTVRVAKVAGANTRFVIPDDDNLTDFDGDGFGDLFEQYHLSHSAYALVPVGTANNFNLTLRFNYQPWNGENYNAGDTPSFVLAENVSTFRIRQDGDVIRMKLCIHDNNQSGDFDFSACKEKVIY; encoded by the coding sequence ATGAAAAAACGCTCTGCTTTTACCTTAATTGAATTGGTCATGGTGATGGTTGTTTTTGGCATTGTTGCGGGAATTGGTGCGGACATCGTTGCGAGTCTTTATGAAAATTATTTGCGAACCCGTGCAATTAATCGCTTACAAAGTCAAAGTGAAATTGTTTTAGAGCAAATTGCAAAACGTTTGCAATACCGTATCAAAGAGAGTGTTCGTGCCAGTGATAATAACGGTGCGACATGGACGGCTCTTTCTGGTGCAACGGCTGGATTTAACATCATCGAATGGATAGGTGTGAGCAATGAGAGTTTGCTGGGTGAAAATGGTCTGCCTGGCTGGAGCGGTTTAATCGACATGGAAAGCAATGAAACGCAACTGGCAAATCGAACCCTTGAAACACCTGGAAGTAGGCTCGATTATGCGAGGGATATTATCCTTGGATTAACATCAGGCTATCCCAATGGTGCCATTGATATGAATGATGCCGATGGCAAACTCCCCGCACTGATTTTTAAAGGGGCTAAAGCCGCAACAGCAACTTTGGCTTACAATGTAAATAACTATTACTCACAAGGTGGCAATAACTATACAGTACGTGTTGCCAAAGTTGCGGGTGCAAATACCCGTTTTGTCATTCCCGACGATGACAACCTGACCGATTTTGATGGCGATGGGTTTGGAGACCTTTTTGAGCAATATCATCTCTCCCATAGTGCTTATGCCCTTGTTCCTGTGGGAACTGCGAATAATTTTAATTTAACCCTTCGTTTTAATTACCAACCATGGAACGGAGAAAACTATAATGCAGGAGACACACCCTCTTTTGTCCTTGCTGAAAATGTCAGTACGTTTAGGATTCGTCAAGATGGCGATGTCATTCGCATGAAGCTCTGTATTCATGACAACAATCAAAGCGGTGATTTTGATTTTAGTGCGTGTAAAGAAAAGGTGATTTACTGA